In Leuconostoc kimchii IMSNU 11154, the DNA window TGTTGGATATTAATAACGATAGTATGACATTTACAACACGAATAATTATTAGGTGTGTTATGTGATATTTTGTCAGGTGGGCTGATTCAAAAAATTAAACACATGTTGCAAGAAATAAAAATACATGGTATACTACATCTTGTTGTGAAAGTGACGAATGGACAGCTAGCTCAGTTGGTAGAGCAACGGACTCTTAATCCGTGGGTCCAGGGTTCGAGCCCCTGGCTGTCCACTAAATAAAAAACCAATACAATTTGTATTGGTTTTTTTATTTTGGATTAATACCGCTTGTTTATGATGATAGTTAATGATTGTGTATCATGGTAAAATAAAAAGAAAAGGGGCTTATTATGAAAATTGCAGTTATTGGTGCAACAGGAAATGCGGGTAGTGCGATTACGATTGAGGCAGTTAAGCGTGGTCATCAGGTGACTGCTTTTGTTCGCAAAACGGTTGAAATTAAAGATGTTAATATAGTAGTCAAAGATGTCTTTGATTTAACAACTGATGATATTAAAGGATTTGATGTTGTTGTTAATACATTTGCAAATCATCAAAAACCAGAATTGATTTTAGATGCTGCGACGCATCTCATTCATCTCTTACGTGGTACAAAGGTACGTGGTGTTTTCATGTTAGGAGCCGCTTCACTTGAAAATGTGACGGGTAACCTGCTACTTGAAGATTTAAAATCTATTCCAGGTAGTGATGAATGGATTAATGAGCCACAGCATGGTTTTTATGAACTGACATTTTTGCGTTGGATAAAGGATGTGGACTGGGTTGGTTTTTCACCGCAAAGTAACTTTATCGTTGGCGAAGCCACGAAGTATGAACTGACCCATGATAAAATTGTACTGGATAGTGAAGGTAACTCCCATGTGACGACAGGTAACATGGCGTTGGCTGTGCTTGACGAACTTGAAACACCAACAATACATCAAAACCGTTTATCGG includes these proteins:
- a CDS encoding NAD(P)H-binding protein; protein product: MKIAVIGATGNAGSAITIEAVKRGHQVTAFVRKTVEIKDVNIVVKDVFDLTTDDIKGFDVVVNTFANHQKPELILDAATHLIHLLRGTKVRGVFMLGAASLENVTGNLLLEDLKSIPGSDEWINEPQHGFYELTFLRWIKDVDWVGFSPQSNFIVGEATKYELTHDKIVLDSEGNSHVTTGNMALAVLDELETPTIHQNRLSVTDAV